The following are encoded in a window of Ensifer adhaerens genomic DNA:
- a CDS encoding monovalent cation/H+ antiporter subunit D family protein encodes MEPVLSIRPLLAVAVAGLAALAVLLLNKHDKIRDAVSPLAAVVMFAIVISMAPTVLSGGTLNLRLFEILPGIAFAFRVDALGMVFATVSSLLWIVAAVYSIGYMRHLNEHAQTRFFACFATSLAAAVGGAFAANLFTLVIFYEVLSLVTYPLVYHHEDEEAWAGSRKYLVYLMGASKSVLLAALALTYQIAGSLDFVPVGLLAKVDASAPLLTVVYFCYLFGFAKAAVMPMHAWLPAAMVAPTPVSALLHAVAVVKMGVFCVLRLVFDVFGVDLVARLGLGIATAYLVSFTILMASIYALTRDDLKARLAYSTVSQLSYVVLGAVLLSPVAMIGGIIHIAVHAFSKITLFFCAGSIYCASGKRNISDMAGIGRRLPWTMGAFFVASLSMIGVPPTAGFVSKWYLALGSVEAGEMAFLVVLLASSVLNAAYFLPVSYIAFFGTEAPGGAEPVREIPLVTIPLVATAALSVLMGIFPGYFIALAEGVVR; translated from the coding sequence TTGGAACCGGTGCTTTCAATCCGGCCGCTACTTGCCGTCGCCGTCGCAGGACTGGCGGCACTTGCAGTTCTGCTATTGAACAAGCACGACAAAATCCGGGACGCCGTCTCGCCGCTTGCCGCGGTCGTCATGTTCGCGATCGTCATCTCGATGGCACCCACGGTGCTTTCGGGTGGTACTCTTAACCTCCGCCTGTTCGAGATCCTGCCGGGCATCGCCTTCGCCTTCCGGGTCGATGCGCTCGGCATGGTGTTTGCCACCGTGTCGTCGCTCCTGTGGATCGTCGCAGCGGTCTATTCCATCGGCTACATGCGGCACCTGAACGAGCACGCGCAGACCCGCTTCTTCGCCTGCTTTGCCACCAGTCTCGCCGCCGCCGTCGGGGGGGCGTTTGCGGCCAATCTGTTCACTCTGGTGATCTTCTACGAGGTTTTGAGCCTCGTGACCTATCCGCTCGTCTACCACCACGAGGACGAAGAGGCCTGGGCAGGCAGCCGAAAGTATCTCGTCTACCTGATGGGCGCATCGAAAAGCGTGCTTCTTGCCGCGCTGGCGCTGACCTACCAGATTGCCGGATCGCTCGACTTTGTCCCGGTGGGCCTGCTGGCGAAAGTGGACGCTTCGGCGCCGCTGCTGACGGTTGTCTATTTCTGCTACCTTTTCGGCTTCGCCAAGGCCGCCGTGATGCCGATGCACGCCTGGCTGCCCGCCGCAATGGTTGCACCGACGCCGGTGAGCGCGCTCTTGCATGCAGTGGCCGTGGTTAAGATGGGCGTGTTTTGCGTGTTGCGGTTGGTGTTCGATGTCTTCGGCGTGGATCTGGTCGCAAGGCTGGGGCTCGGCATCGCAACGGCCTATCTCGTCTCCTTCACCATCCTTATGGCGTCGATCTATGCTCTGACCCGCGACGACCTGAAGGCGCGGCTTGCCTATTCGACGGTGAGCCAGCTCTCTTACGTGGTGCTGGGTGCTGTGCTTTTGTCTCCGGTCGCGATGATCGGCGGCATCATTCATATCGCCGTGCACGCCTTCTCCAAGATCACGCTCTTCTTCTGCGCCGGATCGATCTACTGCGCCTCGGGAAAACGCAACATCAGCGACATGGCCGGCATCGGCCGCCGGCTGCCCTGGACGATGGGAGCCTTCTTCGTCGCTTCGCTGAGCATGATCGGCGTGCCGCCAACTGCGGGCTTCGTCAGCAAGTGGTATCTTGCGCTCGGTTCGGTCGAAGCAGGCGAGATGGCTTTCCTCGTCGTCCTCTTGGCAAGCTCGGTCCTCAACGCCGCCTACTTCCTGCCGGTGAGCTATATCGCCTTTTTCGGAACAGAGGCTCCGGGAGGAGCAGAGCCTGTCCGTGAAATTCCGCTGGTAACGATCCCGCTCGTGGCGACCGCTGCCCTGTCGGTGCTGATGGGCATCTTCCCCGGCTATTTCATCGCCTTGGCGGAAGGAGTGGTCAGATGA
- the nuoD gene encoding NADH dehydrogenase (quinone) subunit D, whose product MTEVTELTRPEGEALNSKEVLLNLGPQHPSTHGVLRLVLELDGEYVKRVDPHIGYLHRGTEKLAESFTYTQIFPLTDRLDYLCPPSNNLAFALAVEKLLGIEAPIRAQYIRVMMAELARISGHLLITGALPMDLGAMTALLYVMREREMIMDLLEMVTGARMHTSFCRVGGVREDLPDGFFPKIREFCDIFPNRIRDYERLLEDNRVFLKRTQGIGVITAEDAIDLGLSGPNLRASGVDWDIRRDEPYEIYDRLDFNVITRDEGDCYARWRCRVDEMRESMRIIEQCIEQMPEGPFQVDMPTIAFPVDKDRVHCSMEALIQHFDLSAYGFSVPKGEVYSAIEAPKGELGFYIISDGSPKPFRMKVRAPSFVNLQGVFGVTNARYLADMIAVLGSLDPVMAEVDK is encoded by the coding sequence ATGACTGAAGTCACCGAGCTCACGAGGCCGGAAGGAGAAGCGCTCAACAGCAAGGAAGTGCTTCTCAATCTCGGACCCCAACACCCCAGCACCCATGGGGTCCTCCGGCTCGTGCTCGAACTGGACGGCGAGTATGTCAAGCGGGTGGACCCCCATATCGGCTACCTGCATCGCGGCACGGAAAAACTGGCAGAAAGCTTTACCTATACGCAGATCTTCCCGCTGACCGACAGGCTCGACTACCTCTGCCCGCCCTCGAACAACCTGGCCTTCGCGCTCGCGGTGGAGAAGCTGCTCGGCATCGAGGCCCCGATCCGGGCGCAATATATCCGCGTGATGATGGCGGAACTCGCGCGCATCTCCGGTCATCTTTTGATCACCGGCGCGCTGCCGATGGATCTCGGCGCCATGACCGCGCTGCTTTACGTCATGCGCGAGCGCGAAATGATCATGGATCTCCTCGAAATGGTCACCGGCGCGCGCATGCACACCTCCTTCTGCCGGGTCGGTGGCGTTCGCGAGGACCTGCCTGATGGGTTCTTCCCAAAGATCAGGGAGTTCTGCGACATCTTCCCAAACCGCATCCGCGACTATGAGCGGCTGCTCGAAGACAACAGGGTGTTCCTCAAACGCACTCAAGGGATCGGCGTCATCACCGCCGAAGACGCCATCGATCTCGGCCTCAGCGGTCCGAACCTGCGTGCTTCCGGCGTCGACTGGGACATCCGTCGTGACGAGCCCTACGAAATTTACGACCGGCTCGATTTCAATGTCATCACGCGCGACGAAGGCGATTGTTATGCGCGCTGGCGCTGCCGGGTCGATGAGATGCGTGAAAGCATGCGGATCATCGAACAATGCATTGAGCAGATGCCGGAGGGGCCGTTCCAGGTCGACATGCCGACGATCGCTTTCCCCGTCGACAAGGACCGCGTGCATTGCTCGATGGAGGCCCTGATCCAGCATTTCGACCTGTCGGCGTATGGCTTCAGCGTGCCGAAGGGCGAGGTCTATTCGGCAATCGAGGCACCTAAGGGCGAGCTCGGCTTCTACATCATCAGCGACGGATCGCCGAAACCGTTCCGCATGAAGGTGAGGGCTCCTTCGTTCGTCAACCTTCAAGGTGTCTTCGGCGTCACCAACGCCCGCTATCTGGCGGACATGATCGCCGTGCTCGGCAGCCTCGATCCTGTAATGGCGGAGGTCGACAAGTAG
- a CDS encoding complex I subunit 4 family protein — MAFPLLSLIVFVPAAGAAVVMLLRSDEAVRWAALGFTLLDVALAIAMLSGFNTGSSEMQFVEKHPWVPALSITFALGVDGISALFVFLTALLGSVSVLASWIAIDRKVKQFMVCLLAMQTLMLGVFTALDLFLFYVCWEAMLIPMYLIIGVWGGDGRVYAAFKFFLYTLAGSLLFLIGVIVLYFEGGRTFDILALMALDLPFDIQSWLFFAFLVAFAVKVPMVPLHTWLPDAHVQAPTAGSIILAGVLLKMGAYGFLRFSLPMLPEASVYYSTLMMALSALAIVYGGLLALAQDDLKKLVAYSSISHMGFVTLGIFALNPLGLQGSILQMFNHGVTTGALFLFVGLIYERTHSRSIADYGGLMKVAPVYTGFLALFVLSSMALPGTNAFVGELLVLSGGFAANLTLGAVAVLGALLSAAYLLGMYRKVALGPATVGARFKVRDVNGRELVAILPLAVFVLWVGFYPKPFLAIIDSSVTHLLQQVHDRGNGP; from the coding sequence ATGGCGTTCCCGCTGCTCAGCCTGATCGTCTTCGTACCGGCCGCCGGGGCGGCGGTCGTGATGCTTCTGCGCAGCGACGAGGCGGTGCGGTGGGCAGCACTCGGCTTCACCTTGCTCGACGTGGCGCTCGCCATTGCGATGCTGTCCGGTTTTAATACCGGGAGCTCAGAGATGCAGTTTGTCGAGAAGCACCCGTGGGTGCCGGCGCTTAGCATAACCTTTGCGCTCGGCGTCGACGGGATCAGCGCGCTCTTCGTGTTCCTGACCGCGCTTTTGGGCTCTGTCTCGGTGCTCGCCTCATGGATCGCCATCGACCGCAAAGTTAAGCAGTTCATGGTCTGCCTGCTCGCCATGCAGACCCTGATGTTGGGTGTATTCACGGCGCTCGACCTTTTTCTGTTCTATGTCTGCTGGGAGGCGATGCTGATCCCGATGTACCTGATCATCGGGGTCTGGGGCGGCGATGGCCGGGTCTATGCGGCGTTCAAGTTCTTCCTCTACACCCTGGCGGGCAGCCTCCTGTTCCTGATCGGCGTCATCGTTCTTTACTTCGAGGGGGGCAGGACGTTCGACATCCTCGCCTTGATGGCACTCGATCTGCCGTTCGACATTCAATCCTGGCTGTTTTTTGCCTTCCTCGTCGCATTCGCGGTCAAGGTGCCGATGGTCCCGCTCCATACCTGGCTGCCGGACGCCCATGTGCAGGCTCCGACGGCTGGCAGCATCATCCTTGCCGGTGTACTCCTGAAGATGGGGGCCTATGGGTTCCTGAGGTTCTCGCTGCCGATGCTGCCAGAGGCTTCAGTCTATTATTCGACTTTGATGATGGCACTCTCGGCACTCGCGATCGTTTATGGCGGGCTGCTTGCCCTGGCGCAGGACGATTTGAAGAAGCTGGTGGCGTATTCCAGCATCAGCCATATGGGCTTCGTGACGCTTGGGATTTTTGCCCTCAACCCGCTCGGCCTTCAAGGCAGCATCCTGCAGATGTTCAATCACGGCGTGACGACCGGCGCGCTCTTTCTGTTCGTCGGCCTGATCTACGAGCGCACCCATTCCCGCAGCATCGCCGACTATGGCGGCTTGATGAAGGTGGCTCCCGTTTACACCGGATTCCTGGCGCTGTTCGTGCTGTCGTCGATGGCGTTGCCGGGAACGAACGCGTTCGTGGGCGAGTTGCTGGTTCTGTCGGGCGGGTTTGCGGCCAACCTCACGCTTGGCGCAGTCGCCGTATTGGGCGCATTGCTGAGCGCGGCCTATCTGCTTGGCATGTACCGGAAGGTCGCGCTCGGTCCGGCGACCGTCGGCGCGCGGTTCAAGGTTCGTGACGTCAACGGCCGCGAACTGGTGGCGATCCTGCCGCTCGCCGTCTTCGTGCTTTGGGTCGGCTTCTACCCCAAGCCCTTTCTCGCCATCATCGACAGCTCGGTCACGCATCTTTTGCAGCAGGTCCACGACAGGGGGAACGGGCCATGA
- the nuoE gene encoding NADH-quinone oxidoreductase subunit NuoE gives MAMREKIEQAAARYPDQRSAIMPALLIAQREHGHLPGPVLEEVADILGVERIWVYELATFYTLFHTEPVGKFHLQLCDNVSCMLRRSEDLLTHLENVLGIKKGGTTGDGLFTLSTVECLGACEMAPVMQVGDDYHGNLDIERIDALLARLRAMVPHAAGADLAAVEPPGE, from the coding sequence ATGGCGATGCGCGAGAAGATCGAACAGGCGGCGGCGCGGTATCCCGACCAGCGCTCGGCGATCATGCCGGCACTTTTGATCGCGCAGCGCGAACATGGCCATCTGCCCGGCCCGGTGCTGGAAGAAGTCGCCGACATCCTCGGCGTCGAACGGATCTGGGTCTACGAGCTCGCAACCTTCTACACGCTCTTCCATACCGAGCCAGTGGGAAAGTTCCACCTGCAGCTCTGCGACAACGTATCCTGCATGCTGCGCCGATCCGAGGATCTGCTGACGCATCTGGAGAACGTGCTCGGGATCAAGAAGGGAGGCACGACCGGGGATGGGCTGTTCACGCTCTCGACCGTCGAATGCCTCGGCGCCTGTGAAATGGCTCCGGTCATGCAGGTCGGCGACGACTATCACGGCAATCTCGACATCGAGCGGATCGACGCGCTGCTTGCCCGGCTGCGCGCCATGGTTCCGCACGCGGCCGGCGCCGATCTCGCTGCCGTCGAACCGCCGGGGGAATAA
- a CDS encoding NuoB/complex I 20 kDa subunit family protein, whose protein sequence is MGGVGNTIQDSVLFTTAESVINWSRRSALWPETFGIACCAIEMISAGCARYDLDRFGVVFRPSPRQSDVMIIAGTVTRKFAPVVRRLYDQMPEPRWVIAMGTCAISGGVYNTYAVVQGSETFVPVDVHVPGCPPRPEALMHGFLLLQEKIKKSRALAGTPLDRVGAS, encoded by the coding sequence ATGGGAGGAGTAGGAAACACGATCCAGGACAGCGTGCTGTTCACCACGGCCGAGAGCGTCATCAATTGGAGCCGAAGGTCGGCGCTGTGGCCCGAGACCTTCGGCATCGCCTGCTGTGCCATCGAAATGATCTCGGCGGGGTGCGCGCGCTACGATCTCGACCGGTTCGGCGTGGTGTTCCGCCCGTCACCGCGCCAGTCCGACGTGATGATCATCGCCGGCACGGTGACCCGCAAGTTCGCGCCCGTCGTGCGCCGGCTTTACGACCAGATGCCGGAGCCACGCTGGGTGATTGCCATGGGTACCTGCGCCATTTCAGGGGGCGTCTACAACACCTATGCGGTGGTGCAAGGGTCTGAAACCTTCGTGCCGGTCGATGTGCATGTGCCCGGATGTCCGCCACGGCCCGAGGCGCTGATGCATGGCTTCCTGCTATTGCAAGAAAAGATCAAGAAGTCCCGCGCGCTCGCCGGAACACCTCTCGATCGGGTGGGGGCATCATGA
- a CDS encoding NADH-quinone oxidoreductase subunit C produces the protein MSVEPSLNRALILERFGETIEDLGTAHGIDVFVVPPEKIVEFCRFLKDQPEFRFNFLSDICGVDHYPETPRFEAVYHLYSLPNRWRVRIKCRLGDPPEIPSVTGVWRTANWHEREAWDMYGIRFQGHPDLRRIYMWEGFEGFPQRKDFPLKGYKDKLNPFGAEGPPPTQPDLATRNIP, from the coding sequence ATGAGTGTCGAACCGTCTCTCAATCGCGCTTTGATCCTGGAGCGCTTCGGGGAAACGATCGAGGATCTCGGGACTGCGCATGGCATTGACGTCTTCGTGGTTCCGCCCGAAAAGATCGTCGAATTCTGCCGGTTCCTGAAGGACCAACCCGAGTTCAGGTTCAACTTCCTTTCCGACATCTGCGGCGTTGACCATTATCCCGAAACGCCGCGCTTTGAGGCGGTGTACCATCTCTATTCGCTGCCCAACCGCTGGCGTGTCCGCATCAAGTGTCGACTTGGCGATCCGCCCGAGATTCCCTCGGTCACCGGGGTCTGGCGCACGGCCAACTGGCACGAGCGCGAAGCCTGGGACATGTATGGCATCCGGTTCCAGGGTCATCCTGACTTGCGCCGGATCTATATGTGGGAGGGCTTCGAGGGCTTTCCCCAGCGCAAGGACTTCCCGCTTAAGGGGTACAAGGACAAGCTGAACCCCTTTGGGGCCGAAGGTCCGCCGCCGACCCAGCCCGACCTCGCCACGCGGAACATTCCATAG
- a CDS encoding NADH-quinone oxidoreductase subunit N: protein MTAAALLASILVSLPEIIVIVGSSILLIGGQLLPKGKDALLVWASVAVVLLAALATFTLSGGAEPAYAGMFVADPFSIFFKSLFYLSILLTFLLSRNYADIEGIGGSEYYVLLLLALAGMMIMASATDLLSIYVGLELMVLCTYVLTGFLRRQQRSNEAALKYVILGAVSTGIFLYGVSLVYGLTGTTQLDRMAAAVGNDPLDQGLLLAVVFIVAGLVFKIGAVPFHMWVPDVYEGAPTTITAFMSVGPKAAGFAVILRVFLNPLVASSNVWIILAVIAVVTMALGSFVALVQDNFKRLLAYSSIAHAGFAILGIVAGGADGIASVMLYLLIYTFMNLGIFGAVIMMRNGNFSGEVIEDYSGFAKLHPGLALLMLLYLFSLAGIPPTAGFFAKFYVLVALVERGFVLLAVIAVLLSAVAAYFYIRIVMVMFMREPVRAFEPALTPLVGITLAVTAAGTIGIGLFPAWFLKLAQQSAFGG, encoded by the coding sequence ATGACCGCCGCAGCGCTCCTTGCGTCGATCCTTGTAAGCCTGCCCGAAATCATCGTGATTGTCGGGTCCTCAATCCTGTTGATTGGCGGACAACTCCTGCCGAAGGGAAAGGACGCTCTTCTTGTGTGGGCGTCGGTCGCGGTCGTGCTGCTTGCCGCCCTGGCGACATTCACGCTGTCAGGAGGGGCAGAGCCGGCTTATGCGGGCATGTTCGTCGCCGACCCCTTCTCCATCTTCTTCAAATCGCTGTTCTACCTGTCGATCCTGCTCACGTTCCTGCTCTCGCGAAACTATGCCGATATCGAAGGGATCGGCGGCAGCGAATACTATGTCCTGCTGCTGCTTGCGCTTGCCGGCATGATGATCATGGCGTCTGCGACCGATCTCCTGTCGATCTATGTTGGCCTCGAACTGATGGTGCTGTGCACCTACGTGCTGACCGGCTTCCTTCGGCGTCAACAACGCTCAAACGAGGCGGCACTGAAATACGTCATCCTTGGCGCCGTCTCGACCGGGATTTTTCTTTATGGTGTTTCGCTGGTCTATGGCCTTACCGGCACGACGCAGCTGGATCGGATGGCGGCGGCAGTCGGCAATGATCCGCTCGATCAGGGCTTGCTGCTTGCGGTGGTCTTCATCGTCGCGGGGCTGGTCTTCAAGATTGGCGCGGTGCCGTTTCATATGTGGGTGCCGGATGTCTACGAGGGTGCCCCGACGACGATTACCGCCTTCATGTCCGTCGGGCCCAAGGCGGCAGGGTTTGCGGTGATCCTCAGGGTGTTCCTCAACCCGTTGGTCGCAAGCTCCAACGTCTGGATCATATTGGCCGTTATCGCGGTGGTGACGATGGCGCTCGGAAGTTTCGTGGCGCTGGTGCAGGATAACTTCAAGCGCCTGCTCGCCTATTCCAGTATCGCCCATGCCGGCTTTGCCATTTTGGGCATCGTGGCCGGCGGTGCGGACGGGATCGCCAGCGTGATGCTCTACCTTCTGATTTACACCTTCATGAACCTCGGTATCTTCGGCGCCGTCATCATGATGCGCAACGGCAATTTCTCGGGCGAAGTCATTGAGGACTATTCCGGCTTCGCCAAGCTGCATCCGGGGCTGGCACTGTTGATGTTGCTCTATCTGTTTTCGCTGGCGGGCATTCCACCGACGGCAGGCTTCTTTGCCAAGTTCTACGTGCTGGTCGCGCTCGTCGAGCGTGGTTTCGTCCTTTTGGCCGTGATAGCGGTGCTCCTGAGCGCCGTCGCCGCCTATTTCTACATTCGCATCGTCATGGTGATGTTCATGCGCGAACCGGTGCGGGCGTTCGAGCCAGCCCTGACGCCTCTCGTTGGCATTACTCTTGCCGTCACCGCCGCCGGCACGATTGGCATCGGCCTGTTTCCGGCGTGGTTTCTGAAGCTCGCCCAGCAGTCGGCCTTCGGCGGCTGA
- a CDS encoding NADH-quinone oxidoreductase subunit A, protein MSAADFLPVLFMIAGIVLVVGATLFVSSLLRPSNPYPEKNMPYECGMDPAGEAAGGRFRVQFFILAILLVVFDVEAMFLFPWAVVLKEIGLVAYLEMFVFIVLLLVGFAYAWLKGALEWEE, encoded by the coding sequence ATGTCTGCAGCGGATTTCCTGCCGGTTCTTTTCATGATCGCCGGAATTGTTCTGGTGGTGGGGGCGACGCTTTTTGTTTCCTCGCTGTTGCGGCCGTCCAATCCCTATCCCGAAAAGAACATGCCCTATGAATGCGGCATGGACCCGGCAGGCGAGGCAGCCGGGGGACGCTTCAGGGTGCAGTTCTTTATTCTCGCGATCCTCCTGGTCGTCTTTGATGTCGAGGCGATGTTTCTCTTCCCCTGGGCAGTCGTCCTCAAAGAGATTGGTCTCGTCGCTTATCTCGAAATGTTTGTCTTCATCGTGCTGCTTCTCGTGGGTTTTGCCTACGCCTGGCTGAAGGGAGCGCTGGAATGGGAGGAGTAG
- a CDS encoding Na(+)/H(+) antiporter subunit D, whose amino-acid sequence MIDFVHPGILLILGAVPIPFLKGSVRKVFLVLVPALAIVAVLTMEPGSYGAARVFGQEILFAKVDKLSIVFATVFTIMALIGMVYALHLPRAGQHVAAFVYVGSALGVVFAGDYLTLYLFWEGMAFASAYLVFAQGGERAIRAAFRYLMVHVTGGVALLGGIVLHGFAAGSLLFGPIAGGGAAGATDIGGYLILAGFLLNAAVPPLNAWLTDAYPEATVTGAVFMSAFTTKTAVYVLARAFPGTELLVWLGAVMALYGVIYAVLENDCRRLLAYHIVSQVGYMVAGIGIGTEMALNGATSHAFAHILYKALLFMGAGAVVEVTGRRKLTELGGLYKAMPLTVALYMVGAFAISAFPFFSGFVTKSMVIAAADQDHRALVVLVLTMASAGTFLHTGLKLPYYMFFGPDRKLEAREPPSNMLVAMGMAALLCIAIGVFPGPLYALLPYPVAFEPYTGAHVTESLGLLMFTALGFVLFLKALDPENTISIDTDWFYRKGARAFLWLAEKPLARYEKAVSNVSDSVVLPLLHGTARAGLRVDLNGVDAAVNGLARAILAGGGALRRLQTGMVTHYALAMIAGVIAAITVFAVVWQ is encoded by the coding sequence ATGATTGACTTCGTCCATCCCGGCATCCTGCTCATTCTCGGCGCCGTGCCGATCCCGTTCCTGAAGGGATCGGTCCGCAAGGTCTTTCTGGTGCTCGTTCCTGCTCTTGCCATCGTCGCGGTGTTGACGATGGAGCCAGGCAGTTATGGCGCGGCGCGCGTCTTCGGGCAGGAAATCCTGTTTGCAAAGGTCGACAAGCTCAGCATCGTCTTTGCCACCGTCTTCACCATCATGGCGCTGATCGGCATGGTTTACGCGCTGCATCTGCCGCGTGCAGGTCAGCATGTGGCGGCCTTCGTCTATGTCGGCAGCGCGCTGGGCGTGGTGTTTGCCGGTGACTATCTGACGCTCTACCTCTTCTGGGAGGGCATGGCGTTTGCCTCGGCCTATCTGGTCTTTGCGCAAGGGGGCGAACGCGCGATCCGTGCGGCCTTCCGCTATCTGATGGTGCACGTCACGGGCGGCGTCGCTCTGCTTGGTGGCATCGTGCTCCACGGTTTCGCCGCCGGTTCGTTGCTCTTCGGTCCGATCGCCGGAGGCGGTGCCGCGGGAGCAACGGATATTGGCGGCTATCTGATCCTCGCCGGCTTTTTGCTGAATGCTGCGGTGCCGCCGCTAAACGCCTGGCTAACGGACGCCTATCCCGAAGCGACCGTCACAGGGGCGGTGTTCATGAGCGCCTTCACCACCAAGACGGCCGTCTACGTGCTGGCGCGCGCATTCCCGGGGACCGAGCTTCTCGTCTGGCTCGGTGCTGTGATGGCACTCTATGGCGTCATCTATGCGGTGTTGGAAAACGACTGTCGGCGGCTGCTTGCCTATCACATCGTCAGCCAGGTGGGTTACATGGTGGCGGGCATCGGGATCGGCACTGAAATGGCTTTAAACGGAGCCACCAGCCACGCCTTCGCACACATCCTTTACAAGGCGCTTCTCTTCATGGGGGCAGGGGCGGTGGTTGAGGTCACCGGACGGCGGAAACTGACCGAGCTCGGCGGGCTCTACAAAGCCATGCCGCTGACGGTCGCGCTCTATATGGTTGGCGCCTTCGCGATCTCAGCCTTTCCGTTCTTCTCGGGTTTCGTCACCAAGTCGATGGTGATCGCCGCCGCCGATCAGGATCACAGGGCACTGGTGGTTCTGGTACTCACGATGGCATCGGCGGGCACGTTCCTGCACACGGGCCTCAAGCTGCCCTACTACATGTTTTTCGGGCCTGATCGAAAGCTGGAGGCGCGCGAGCCGCCCAGCAACATGCTGGTTGCGATGGGCATGGCGGCACTGCTTTGCATCGCGATTGGCGTGTTCCCGGGACCGCTCTATGCGCTCCTTCCCTATCCGGTCGCCTTCGAGCCCTATACGGGCGCGCATGTCACCGAGAGCCTCGGTCTGCTGATGTTTACCGCACTGGGCTTCGTGCTCTTCCTGAAAGCGCTCGATCCGGAAAATACCATCAGCATCGATACGGACTGGTTCTACCGCAAGGGGGCACGAGCCTTCCTGTGGCTCGCCGAGAAACCGCTGGCGCGATACGAAAAGGCAGTGAGCAATGTGTCAGACTCTGTGGTCCTGCCGCTCCTGCACGGGACGGCGCGCGCCGGACTGCGGGTGGATCTTAACGGCGTCGATGCGGCGGTGAACGGGCTTGCCCGCGCCATCCTTGCTGGCGGCGGCGCGTTGCGGCGGTTGCAGACCGGCATGGTCACCCACTACGCGCTGGCGATGATCGCCGGCGTGATCGCGGCGATCACTGTTTTTGCCGTCGTGTGGCAGTAG
- a CDS encoding NADH-quinone oxidoreductase subunit J has protein sequence MGQGFFLLFAAGAVVTALTVVLARNPVHSALALMACFLQISAIFVLLEAPLLAVVQIFVYVGAIMVLFLFVIMMIDVREAVLQRFVPGRNLPALTLLVLLGVEMLALVLWSGRFSAVEPVASRGGDQVRQLSTVLFADYLLPFEVASIILLAALVGAIVLARKETG, from the coding sequence ATGGGCCAGGGGTTCTTCCTTCTGTTTGCTGCGGGGGCCGTCGTTACCGCCCTTACAGTCGTCCTGGCACGGAACCCTGTTCATAGCGCATTGGCGCTGATGGCATGTTTCCTGCAAATCTCGGCAATCTTTGTCCTGCTTGAAGCACCACTGCTGGCAGTGGTGCAGATCTTCGTCTATGTCGGCGCCATCATGGTCCTCTTCCTGTTCGTGATCATGATGATCGACGTGCGCGAAGCGGTACTGCAGCGTTTTGTGCCCGGGCGAAATCTGCCCGCACTGACCCTCCTCGTCCTGCTTGGGGTCGAGATGCTTGCGCTTGTGCTCTGGAGTGGCCGCTTTTCGGCGGTTGAGCCCGTCGCGTCGCGCGGCGGTGACCAGGTGAGGCAGCTGAGCACGGTGCTTTTCGCCGATTATCTCCTGCCGTTCGAAGTCGCTTCGATCATCCTTCTGGCGGCACTCGTTGGTGCCATCGTGCTCGCCCGGAAGGAGACCGGGTGA
- the nuoK gene encoding NADH-quinone oxidoreductase subunit NuoK — MVPLWWYISLAVILFVIGAAGVLLRRNILVVLMSLELMLNSVNINFIAFGRYYGDFRGQIFAIFVIAITAAEVAVALGILVALVRNKPTLKIDDMTTMKG, encoded by the coding sequence ATGGTTCCGCTCTGGTGGTACATTTCGCTCGCCGTGATCCTCTTCGTGATCGGAGCCGCGGGTGTGCTGCTGAGGCGCAATATCCTGGTCGTGTTGATGTCGCTGGAGCTTATGCTCAACTCGGTCAACATCAATTTCATCGCCTTTGGACGGTACTACGGTGACTTTCGCGGGCAGATCTTCGCGATCTTCGTCATCGCCATCACCGCGGCGGAAGTTGCCGTCGCCCTCGGCATTCTGGTCGCCCTCGTGAGGAACAAGCCCACCCTCAAGATCGACGACATGACGACGATGAAAGGATAG